One stretch of Lagenorhynchus albirostris chromosome 13, mLagAlb1.1, whole genome shotgun sequence DNA includes these proteins:
- the FABP1 gene encoding fatty acid-binding protein, liver yields the protein MNFSGKYQVQSQENFETFMKAVGMPDDLIQKGKDIKGVSEVVHNGNHFKFTIITGSKVIQNEFTLGEECEMEFLTGEKVKAVVQLEGENKLVTTLKGIKSVTEFNGDTAISTMTLGDIVFKRISKKI from the exons ATGAACTTCTCCGGCAAGTACCAAGTGCAGAGCCAGGAAAACTTCGAGACCTTCATGAAGGCAGTCG GTATGCCTGATGACCTCATCCAGAAGGGGAAGGACATCAAGGGGGTGTCAGAAGTCGTGCATAACGGAAACCACTTCAAGTTCACCATCATCACTGGCTCCAAAGTGATCCAGAACGAGTTCACCTTGGGGGAGGAGTGTGAGATGGAATTCCTGACTGGGGAGAAGGTCAAG GCGGTGGTTCAGCTGGAAGGTGAGAATAAACTGGTGACAACTCTCAAAGGCATCAAGTCCGTGACTGAATTCAACGGTGACACAGCCATCAGC ACCATGACACTGGGGGACATTGTCTTCAAGAGAATCAGCAAGAAAATTTAG